In Planctomycetia bacterium, the DNA window CCGCCGGCAGAGTCCATCCCCAGCACGCGGCCGCGGCGGCCGGACATGTCGCTGCTGATGTCACCGAGCTTTTCACTCGGCACCGTGACGTGCAGCGTCACAATCGGTTCCAACAGCGACGGCTTGGCATGCTGGAAGACATCGCGGAAGGCCATCGAGCCCGCTGTCTTGAAAGCGGCTTCCGAGCTATCCACCGGATGATGTTTGCCGAAGTGCACTTCGACGCAAACGTTCTTGATCCGATAGCCGGCGATCACGCCTTTGCCGAGCCGTTCTTTGAAGCCCTTCTCCACGGCCGGCAAAAAGTTATTGGGAATCGTGCCGCCAACGATGGAATCAACCCAGATGAAATTGCTGTCCTTGTCGAAATGAAATTCGCGCATCGACGGGAAGCGCGCCTTCGTGACGAAGTCTTCGACCTTCGTCCCTTCCGGGAATGGATACATGCGAATATGCACTTCGCCGAACTGCCCACGTCCGCCCGATTGCTTCTTGTGACGGTAACTTCCCTCGGCGATGTTCGCGATGGTCTCGCGATACGGAATCTTCGGCTCGTGCGATTCCACTTCCACCTTGTCGCGGCGCTTGAGACGTTCGCGCAACAGTTGAAGATGCAGCTCGCTCATGCCGGTCGCCACGAGTTCGTGCGTCTGCTGATCGCGATCGGTATGGAACGTCGGGTCCTCCTCCACGAGCTTGTGCAACGCGCCGGACAACTTCGCTTCGTCGCCGCGCGTCTTCGGCGTCACGGCCAGCCCCACCATCGGCGTGGGGAACTTGATGGGCGTCATCGTGTAGTCGCCGAGCGTGCAATTCGTGTGCAGCTCTTCCATCTTCGTGAGCGCCACGATGTCCCCCGCGCCGGCGGCGTCGATCGGTTGCGTTTCACTCGCCTGCACGCGAAACAGTTGTGCAATCTTCAGCCCCTTCCTGGCCGTGCTCGCATGGACGGTATCCTCCTTCTTGAGCGTGCCGGAGTATAGCCGCACGAAGCTGATCTTCTGCACGAACGGATCGATTCGTGTCTTGAACACCTGCGCCACGAGCGGCCCCGCGGGATCCGGCTTCAATTCCACCTCGTTGCCCGCGGCATCCTTCGCCTTGCGCGGCACCAGCTCCGGCGACGGTGCGCAGAGTGCCAGCGCATCGAGCAACTCGTTCACGCCCAAATCCGCTTTGCCGGCGCAACACAGCACGGGAATCAGCGTCCCGCCAGCCACGGCGTGCGCAG includes these proteins:
- a CDS encoding elongation factor G; the protein is MALHKVEDIRNIAFCGHGTAGKTTLVDKFLNKTGTVKRPASVDDKTSICDFDEEEKHHKHTIEASLVHFEHGGKHFNVIDTPGYPDFIGQTIGALRAVDVAVIVINAHSGIGVNTRRVFKESGAAGLGRIIVINKMDTENIDYPKLLGSIQELFGSACVPYNVPIGSGHDFKGVASVLHPPADTTGALIDPNTYSDKLLESIIEIDEEVTAKYFEGEVPDDAHLADLAAHAVAGGTLIPVLCCAGKADLGVNELLDALALCAPSPELVPRKAKDAAGNEVELKPDPAGPLVAQVFKTRIDPFVQKISFVRLYSGTLKKEDTVHASTARKGLKIAQLFRVQASETQPIDAAGAGDIVALTKMEELHTNCTLGDYTMTPIKFPTPMVGLAVTPKTRGDEAKLSGALHKLVEEDPTFHTDRDQQTHELVATGMSELHLQLLRERLKRRDKVEVESHEPKIPYRETIANIAEGSYRHKKQSGGRGQFGEVHIRMYPFPEGTKVEDFVTKARFPSMREFHFDKDSNFIWVDSIVGGTIPNNFLPAVEKGFKERLGKGVIAGYRIKNVCVEVHFGKHHPVDSSEAAFKTAGSMAFRDVFQHAKPSLLEPIVTLHVTVPSEKLGDISSDMSGRRGRVLGMDSAGGDLQTVNAVVPLAEVTTYARALSSITGGQGSYTMEFSHYDVVPGNIQKEIMEKAVLKEEEEE